Part of the Methylophaga nitratireducenticrescens genome is shown below.
TTGGTTTGTCAGCGTTAGTGACAGGACTTTTTTCCGATAACACCTCTTGGTCAGAGTTGTTTGATGCCTATGTTTTTTTTATTCTTTTTTCGGTCTTGTTGGGATGGATATTTATTGCATTTGCTTATGTTATTAGTGTGACGGTTACTGAAAAATCGAAAGCTGCGGGGCTCGCATTAATCGTCTGGTTTAGTGTCGTCTTGATGTTTGATTTGATGTTACTGGGGTTGCTGGTGACGACCGAAGGCAATGTCAATGCGGAGATGTTTCCCTATCTATTGCTACTCAATCCAACTGATATCTATCGCTTAGCAATTATTCAGTATTTTGCCGACCAACAGCTAAGCGGACTGATGGCCGTGGCACAACAGGCGCAATTCACTACCCGCATATTGTTTTGCGGAATGGTGGTTTGGCTGTTGATTCCGTTACTGTATACCTTGTTCAAGTTTAATAAGAGAACATTATGACGCTAAGCAAAAAAATACGACCGTTAATGGTGGCGATAGTTTTGATTATCACTGCCTGTGGTGAATCACCTTCAGAACTTACATTGGTTCAGCACGCTGTCAAAGTCGAAAGCGGTGATGAGTGTCATCAATGTGGCATGATTATCAAGCACTTCCCTGGACCAAAAGGACAGTTGTATCAGCGCGGCACTGAGCAAGTGCTGAAGTTTTGCTCTACTCGCGATATGTTTGCCTATTTACTGGATCCGGAACATCAGCACGCCATACAAACAGTATATGTTCATGATATGGCTCAAACATCATGGGATGCCCCAGATGATGAGTTCTATATTGATGCCCGCCAAGCGTGGTTTGTTATTGGTCATCGTCAACAAGGGGCAATGGGGCCGACCTTGGCCAGTTTTGCGGAAAAAGAAATTGCCAACAGGTTTGCTAAAGAATACGGCGGCACAGTGCTGGCTTTCGAGGCGATAACACAAGCAAAAATATCTGGTCGAGAGACCAAATAGAGAAAAAATGAAGAAAGTGTAAGAACAGATTAACGCTCTTTCCACAGGGGATTAAATTAATAACAGTTGATGTTCTGTTTTTTTAGCCTATATCGGGATTGTTTATCTTTCATATCCTCCAACGCTGCTGACGGCTATTTTTGTGTTTGATGAGGCGCTAAGCAGGAAGTTTAGCCTTCAGTCTGGAACTCGTTTGAACGATTTATAAATACAGAGATGTGTTTCATCAACG
Proteins encoded:
- a CDS encoding ABC transporter permease subunit, whose protein sequence is MSNVLLTVAGKEFRDGLRNRWVVSISLIFAILATGLAYFGSAASGQAGFSSLSATLVSLATLAVFLIPLIALMLAYDSVVGEDEQGTLLLLMTYPMKRWQFIAGKMLGHGMILACASITGFGLSALVTGLFSDNTSWSELFDAYVFFILFSVLLGWIFIAFAYVISVTVTEKSKAAGLALIVWFSVVLMFDLMLLGLLVTTEGNVNAEMFPYLLLLNPTDIYRLAIIQYFADQQLSGLMAVAQQAQFTTRILFCGMVVWLLIPLLYTLFKFNKRTL
- a CDS encoding nitrous oxide reductase accessory protein NosL; amino-acid sequence: MTLSKKIRPLMVAIVLIITACGESPSELTLVQHAVKVESGDECHQCGMIIKHFPGPKGQLYQRGTEQVLKFCSTRDMFAYLLDPEHQHAIQTVYVHDMAQTSWDAPDDEFYIDARQAWFVIGHRQQGAMGPTLASFAEKEIANRFAKEYGGTVLAFEAITQAKISGRETK